One Mycolicibacterium parafortuitum DNA segment encodes these proteins:
- the speB gene encoding agmatinase produces the protein MSKEYPVQIDPRIRSESGVLGQIDAQQVPRYAGFGTFARLPQLHEVDGHDIAVIGVPFDSGVTYRPGARFGPAAIRQASRLLKPYNPALEVTPFASAQVVDAGDIAANPFDIDAAVKQIKAGILDHVGTPGQRFVLLGGDHTIALPALQAANELHGPVALVHFDAHLDTWDTYFGAPCTHGTPFRRASEQGLIVKGHSAHVGIRGSLYDAADLLDDAELGFTAVHCRDIDRIGVDGVIERVLERVGDHPVYVSIDIDVLDPAFAPGTGTPEIGGMTSRELVAVLRAMRALNIVGADVVEVAPSYDHAEVTAVAAANLVYELISLMVI, from the coding sequence ATGAGCAAGGAGTATCCAGTGCAGATCGACCCGCGGATCCGTTCGGAGTCCGGCGTGCTCGGCCAGATCGACGCCCAGCAGGTGCCGCGCTACGCCGGGTTCGGCACGTTCGCACGGCTGCCACAGCTCCACGAGGTGGACGGCCACGACATCGCGGTGATCGGCGTGCCGTTCGACAGCGGCGTCACCTACCGTCCCGGTGCGCGGTTCGGGCCCGCCGCGATCCGGCAGGCGTCGCGCCTTCTCAAGCCGTACAACCCGGCGCTGGAGGTGACACCGTTCGCCTCCGCGCAGGTCGTCGACGCCGGCGACATCGCGGCCAACCCGTTCGACATCGACGCCGCCGTGAAGCAGATCAAGGCCGGCATCCTCGACCACGTCGGCACCCCGGGTCAGCGGTTCGTGCTGCTCGGCGGCGACCACACCATCGCGCTGCCCGCGCTGCAGGCGGCCAATGAGCTGCACGGCCCGGTGGCGTTGGTGCACTTCGACGCTCACCTCGACACCTGGGACACCTACTTCGGGGCGCCATGCACCCACGGCACCCCGTTCCGCCGCGCGTCGGAACAGGGTCTGATCGTGAAGGGACATTCGGCGCACGTCGGGATCCGGGGGTCGCTGTACGACGCGGCCGACCTGCTCGACGACGCCGAACTCGGCTTCACCGCGGTGCACTGCCGCGACATCGACCGCATCGGCGTCGACGGTGTGATCGAGCGGGTGCTCGAGCGTGTCGGCGACCATCCGGTCTACGTGTCGATCGACATCGATGTGCTGGACCCGGCGTTCGCGCCGGGCACCGGAACCCCCGAGATCGGTGGTATGACGAGCCGGGAGCTGGTCGCGGTGCTGCGCGCGATGCGCGCGCTGAACATCGTCGGCGCCGACGTCGTCGAGGTGGCGCCGTCCTACGACCACGCCGAGGTGACCGCGGTGGCCGCGGCGAACCTGGTCTACGAGCTGATCAGCCTTATGGTCATCTGA
- a CDS encoding SDR family oxidoreductase: protein MSVTEVDFNFRLDDKVALVTGAAAGIGAAIAAAYAGKGARVAVVDLDEAGAVEAARALPGDSHGFRCDVADPDSVRTVVGAVLETFGRIDILVNCAGIVALAPAEELSEKAWDATIDVNLKGTFLMCQAVGAAMLEAGGGAIVNLASQAGTVALDQHVAYCASKFGVLGVTKVLASEWGPRGVRVNTISPTVVLTELGRKAWDGPRGEEMKKLIPTGRFAYPDEIAAAAVYLASGAAGMVNGADLLIDGGYTIR, encoded by the coding sequence ATGTCGGTGACAGAGGTCGATTTCAACTTCCGCCTCGACGACAAGGTCGCCCTGGTGACCGGCGCAGCCGCCGGCATCGGGGCGGCCATCGCCGCGGCCTACGCCGGTAAGGGCGCTCGCGTCGCCGTCGTCGACCTCGACGAGGCCGGCGCCGTCGAGGCGGCCCGCGCCCTGCCCGGCGACAGTCACGGATTCCGTTGCGACGTAGCGGATCCCGATTCGGTCCGGACCGTCGTCGGCGCGGTGCTGGAGACGTTCGGCCGGATCGACATCCTGGTCAACTGCGCGGGCATCGTGGCGCTGGCCCCGGCGGAGGAACTGTCGGAGAAGGCGTGGGACGCGACCATCGACGTGAACCTGAAGGGCACGTTCCTGATGTGTCAGGCGGTCGGGGCCGCGATGCTGGAGGCCGGGGGCGGGGCCATCGTCAACCTGGCATCCCAGGCCGGCACCGTGGCACTCGATCAGCACGTCGCCTACTGCGCGTCGAAGTTCGGTGTGCTGGGGGTGACCAAGGTGCTCGCCTCCGAGTGGGGTCCGCGCGGGGTGCGGGTCAACACCATCTCGCCGACGGTGGTGCTCACCGAGCTCGGCCGCAAGGCGTGGGACGGTCCGCGGGGGGAAGAGATGAAGAAGCTCATCCCGACCGGGCGGTTCGCCTATCCGGACGAGATCGCCGCGGCGGCGGTGTATCTGGCCTCCGGTGCGGCCGGCATGGTCAACGGCGCGGATCTGCTGATCGACGGCGGGTACACCATCCGTTAG
- a CDS encoding substrate-binding domain-containing protein encodes MRLGTKMFAVASATALGLTMTACGAGDPGAGSDASRIGVTVYDMSSFITAGKEGMEAYAKDNNIELVWNSANLDVSTQASQVDSMMNQGVDAIIVVPVQADSLGPQVAAAKAKGIPLIPVNAALNSPDVAASVQPDDVAAGAQEMQMMADRLGGRGNIVILQGPLGQSGELDRSKGIEQTLAKYPDIKVLAKDTANWKRDEAVNKMKNWISGFGPQIDGVVAQNDDMGLGALQALKEAGRTGVPIVGIDGIEDGLNAVKSGEFIGTSLQNGTVELATGLAVANALVKGEEVDTKPVYIMPAITPENVDVAIEHVVTGRQQFLDGLSDLITKNLETGDIAYEGIPGQKQP; translated from the coding sequence ATGAGACTGGGCACAAAGATGTTCGCGGTCGCATCCGCCACCGCGCTGGGCCTGACGATGACCGCCTGCGGCGCCGGTGACCCCGGCGCGGGCAGCGACGCGTCCCGGATCGGCGTCACGGTGTACGACATGAGCTCGTTCATCACCGCGGGCAAAGAGGGCATGGAGGCCTACGCGAAGGACAACAACATCGAATTGGTCTGGAACTCCGCCAATCTCGACGTCTCCACCCAGGCCAGCCAGGTGGACTCGATGATGAACCAGGGTGTGGACGCGATCATCGTGGTTCCGGTGCAGGCCGATTCCCTCGGGCCGCAGGTCGCTGCGGCGAAGGCCAAGGGAATTCCGCTCATCCCGGTCAACGCGGCGCTCAACAGCCCCGACGTCGCTGCCAGCGTGCAGCCGGACGACGTGGCCGCCGGGGCACAGGAGATGCAGATGATGGCCGACCGACTCGGCGGCAGGGGCAACATCGTCATCTTGCAGGGCCCGCTCGGACAGTCCGGTGAACTCGACCGCAGCAAGGGCATCGAGCAGACCCTGGCCAAGTATCCCGATATCAAGGTGCTCGCCAAGGACACCGCGAACTGGAAGCGGGACGAGGCGGTCAACAAGATGAAGAACTGGATCTCCGGGTTCGGTCCGCAGATCGACGGGGTGGTCGCGCAGAACGACGACATGGGTCTGGGCGCGCTGCAGGCACTCAAGGAGGCCGGCCGGACGGGCGTGCCGATCGTCGGCATCGACGGTATCGAGGACGGGCTCAACGCGGTCAAGAGTGGCGAGTTCATCGGCACCTCGCTGCAGAACGGCACCGTGGAACTCGCGACGGGGCTGGCGGTGGCCAACGCGTTGGTCAAGGGCGAAGAGGTCGACACCAAGCCCGTCTACATCATGCCCGCCATCACCCCGGAGAACGTCGACGTCGCGATCGAGCACGTGGTCACCGGTAGGCAGCAGTTCCTCGACGGGCTCAGCGACCTGATCACGAAGAACCTCGAGACCGGCGACATCGCCTACGAGGGCATTCCGGGTCAGAAGCAGCCTTGA
- a CDS encoding APC family permease, with the protein MSSLVSPAEQQPQLRREFSLGSAFAFAFAFISPIVALYGIFGLALSAAGPSFWWGFALVFAGQFLVALVFATLVSRWPLEGSIYQWSRRLLGSTYGWFAGWVYMWTLVIAMATVALGAAGFVANIVGIEEPSGGTLALIALVILLCGTAVNLVGRQALKIFMIGSIIAEIIGSVVLGTWLLVFHRHNSLSVLFEGGGADLDLGAYLGGPFLLAVAFIGWSFVGFESAGSIAEEVHNPRRDLPKAVLFSIAFIALVVGYSALAIILAIPDLDAVAEGAVADPVYDTLTTALGAGIAKPVQVMFVIGFLASFLALQTSASRVIWAYARDGALPAAATLVQLRGKARIPVVAILVTTVIGAALFLLSIVAGDIYSLMVNFTAGGFYLAFLFPLVGFLVVLLRKAWKPGAFSLRGATMPVAVVAVVWAVLQFLNIAWPRVAFEQRYLDWSVWIGVAVLGVIGAALYASVKSRISAPQDEPVPADD; encoded by the coding sequence ATGTCGTCATTGGTCAGCCCGGCTGAGCAGCAGCCTCAGTTGCGCCGGGAGTTCTCGCTGGGATCGGCGTTCGCCTTCGCGTTCGCGTTCATCTCGCCCATCGTCGCCCTCTACGGAATCTTCGGCCTCGCCCTCTCGGCGGCCGGCCCCAGCTTCTGGTGGGGCTTCGCGCTGGTCTTCGCCGGACAGTTCCTGGTGGCGCTGGTGTTCGCGACCCTGGTGTCGCGGTGGCCGCTGGAGGGCTCGATCTACCAGTGGTCGCGCCGGCTGCTCGGTAGCACCTACGGCTGGTTCGCCGGCTGGGTCTACATGTGGACCCTGGTCATCGCGATGGCGACCGTCGCGCTCGGAGCGGCGGGCTTCGTCGCCAACATCGTCGGGATCGAGGAGCCCTCGGGTGGCACGCTCGCGCTGATCGCGCTGGTGATCCTGCTCTGCGGCACGGCGGTCAACCTGGTCGGGCGCCAGGCCCTGAAGATCTTCATGATCGGCAGCATCATCGCCGAGATCATCGGCTCCGTCGTGCTCGGCACCTGGCTGCTGGTGTTCCACCGGCACAACTCGCTGTCGGTGCTGTTCGAGGGCGGCGGCGCCGACCTCGACCTCGGCGCCTACCTCGGCGGCCCGTTCCTGCTCGCGGTCGCGTTCATCGGCTGGTCGTTCGTCGGCTTCGAGAGCGCCGGCTCGATCGCCGAGGAAGTGCACAACCCGCGCCGCGACCTGCCCAAGGCCGTGCTGTTCTCGATCGCGTTCATCGCACTCGTCGTCGGCTACTCGGCGCTGGCGATCATCCTGGCCATCCCCGACCTGGACGCGGTGGCCGAAGGCGCCGTCGCCGACCCGGTGTACGACACCCTGACCACCGCACTCGGTGCGGGCATCGCCAAGCCGGTCCAGGTGATGTTCGTGATCGGCTTCCTGGCCAGCTTCCTGGCGCTGCAGACCTCCGCGTCGCGCGTCATCTGGGCCTACGCCCGCGACGGTGCGCTGCCCGCCGCCGCCACGCTGGTCCAGTTGCGCGGCAAGGCCCGCATCCCGGTGGTCGCGATCCTGGTCACCACCGTCATCGGCGCCGCGCTGTTCCTGCTGAGCATCGTCGCCGGCGACATCTACTCGCTGATGGTGAACTTCACCGCGGGCGGCTTCTACCTGGCCTTCCTGTTCCCGCTGGTGGGCTTCCTGGTGGTGCTGCTGCGCAAGGCGTGGAAGCCCGGTGCGTTCTCGCTACGCGGCGCGACGATGCCGGTGGCCGTCGTCGCCGTGGTGTGGGCGGTGCTGCAGTTCCTCAACATCGCCTGGCCGCGTGTGGCTTTCGAGCAGCGCTACCTGGACTGGTCGGTGTGGATCGGTGTCGCGGTGCTGGGCGTCATCGGCGCGGCCCTGTACGCGAGCGTGAAATCCCGGATCTCCGCGCCTCAGGACGAGCCCGTACCGGCCGATGACTGA
- a CDS encoding polysaccharide deacetylase family protein, translated as MEQVRWPDGKSAAAAFTFDVDAESAVLWGNEAVGARMSVMSHQAYGPLVGIPRILDLLEQHQIRSTFFVPGHTADRYPVAVRSIVAAGHEIAHHGYLHEQPTALTLEEEIDALDRGLAALADVAGVRPVGYRAPMWDLSWRTPALLAERGFLYDSSLMDADHPYELSIRPGADQSLVEIPIQWALDDWEQYCYLPDISGSGLIESPRKARELWQLEFDALRGVGGCWVLTNHPFLTGRASRAAELGALMRYVLEHDDVWVASLEQIAEHVRTLGLPQRSITPPDVPR; from the coding sequence ATGGAGCAGGTGCGCTGGCCCGACGGGAAGTCCGCCGCCGCGGCGTTCACGTTCGACGTGGACGCCGAGTCGGCGGTGCTGTGGGGCAACGAGGCCGTCGGTGCCCGGATGAGTGTGATGAGCCACCAGGCCTACGGCCCGCTGGTCGGAATCCCGCGCATTCTGGATCTCCTTGAGCAGCACCAGATCCGGTCGACGTTCTTCGTTCCGGGGCATACCGCCGACCGCTACCCGGTTGCGGTGCGCAGCATCGTCGCGGCCGGTCACGAGATCGCCCACCACGGGTATCTGCACGAGCAGCCGACCGCGCTGACGCTCGAGGAGGAGATCGACGCGCTCGACCGCGGGCTTGCGGCGCTGGCCGACGTCGCCGGAGTGCGGCCGGTCGGATACCGCGCCCCGATGTGGGACCTGTCGTGGCGTACCCCGGCGCTGCTGGCCGAGCGGGGTTTTCTGTACGACTCCAGCCTGATGGACGCCGACCACCCCTACGAGCTGTCGATCAGACCCGGTGCGGACCAGTCGCTGGTCGAGATCCCGATCCAGTGGGCGCTCGACGACTGGGAGCAGTACTGCTACCTACCCGACATCTCCGGGAGCGGGCTGATCGAAAGCCCCCGCAAGGCACGGGAACTGTGGCAGCTGGAGTTCGACGCGCTTCGCGGTGTCGGCGGCTGCTGGGTGCTGACCAATCATCCGTTCCTGACCGGCCGGGCGTCCCGCGCCGCCGAGCTGGGGGCCTTGATGCGGTACGTGCTCGAGCACGACGACGTGTGGGTGGCCTCGCTGGAGCAGATCGCCGAACACGTTCGGACACTGGGGCTGCCGCAGCGCTCGATCACCCCGCCCGACGTCCCGCGCTAG
- a CDS encoding SDR family NAD(P)-dependent oxidoreductase, which yields MSTDLRGRVALVTGAAQGMGAAHARRLAHAGATVAVNDREPSDALTALATEIGGFTAAGDVSDPDQCRTIAAHVAAIAGRLDVLVANHAYMTMAPLLEHDDADWWKVVDTNLGGTFHLIQSALPYMRENGAGRIVVISSEWGVTGWPEATAYAASKAGLISLVKTLGRELAREHIIVNAVAPGVIDTPQLQVDADAAGVALDEIHRRYAEAIPLARIGSADEVSAAVELLADFSVEAIVGQVISCNGGSTRTRV from the coding sequence TTGAGTACCGATCTGCGCGGCCGCGTGGCACTGGTGACCGGTGCGGCACAGGGCATGGGCGCCGCCCACGCACGCCGGCTCGCTCACGCCGGAGCGACGGTCGCGGTCAACGACCGCGAGCCCAGCGACGCGCTGACCGCGCTGGCCACCGAGATCGGCGGATTCACCGCCGCCGGCGACGTTTCCGACCCCGACCAGTGCCGGACCATCGCGGCGCACGTCGCGGCCATCGCCGGACGGTTGGACGTGCTGGTCGCCAACCACGCGTACATGACGATGGCGCCGCTGCTGGAGCACGACGACGCCGACTGGTGGAAGGTGGTGGACACCAACCTCGGTGGCACCTTCCACCTGATCCAGAGCGCGCTGCCGTACATGCGCGAAAACGGTGCGGGCCGCATCGTGGTGATCTCCAGCGAATGGGGCGTCACCGGCTGGCCGGAGGCCACCGCGTACGCCGCGTCGAAGGCCGGGTTGATCTCGCTGGTCAAGACCCTCGGCCGCGAACTGGCGCGTGAGCACATCATCGTCAACGCGGTCGCCCCCGGCGTGATCGACACCCCGCAGTTGCAGGTGGACGCCGACGCGGCCGGTGTCGCTCTGGACGAGATCCACCGCAGGTACGCCGAGGCGATCCCGCTGGCGCGCATCGGCAGCGCCGACGAGGTCTCCGCCGCGGTCGAACTGCTCGCCGACTTCAGTGTGGAAGCAATTGTGGGGCAAGTGATCTCGTGTAACGGCGGATCAACCCGAACCCGAGTATGA
- a CDS encoding sugar ABC transporter ATP-binding protein produces the protein MAEALLECSGIRKSFGGVPVLQGVTLHLEPGTVTALAGENGAGKSTLMKIVSGQYAADSGTVSVHGKTLASGNTRDAVRHGVAIVPQELASIEDMTVYENLFVGRELTRGPFLNRRAMIAEARETLAVFDVAISPTARMGSLPVGLRQIVEIVKAARTGAQVVMLDEPTSAISEREVEGLYRIVRQMRDHGVAMVYTTHKMAEIRAIADRVVVLRDGGLTLDKAIDDVSDDEIVTAMIGRELDTLFPDRSDPGDEPVLEVSDLHVDGASGPVSFTVRAGEIVGLAGLVGAGRTELLEAIFGARHSTGGSVTVRGQRLRRNQPAAAITAGMAMVPEDRKHSGAVLSMSVLDNATLPRMSAFSVAGWLRGKARNTAVEKATSSVQLRSRGLSQEVGTLSGGNQQKVVLARWLTGDVNVLLLDEPTRGVDVGARSEIYRIITELAARGMAVLMASSDMPEVVGLSHRAFVMREGRLVGELDRDALDHPAVQESVFRLATALDPTPQTSSVSTDQEAVS, from the coding sequence ATGGCCGAGGCACTGCTCGAATGTTCGGGCATCAGAAAGAGTTTCGGCGGTGTGCCGGTACTGCAGGGGGTCACCCTGCACCTGGAACCGGGAACGGTGACCGCGCTGGCGGGCGAGAACGGTGCGGGTAAGTCCACATTGATGAAGATCGTCTCCGGCCAGTACGCCGCCGATTCGGGCACCGTGTCGGTGCACGGGAAGACGCTGGCCTCCGGGAACACCCGCGACGCAGTCCGGCACGGCGTGGCGATCGTCCCGCAGGAGCTGGCGTCGATCGAGGACATGACGGTCTACGAAAACCTTTTCGTGGGGCGGGAGTTGACGCGCGGTCCGTTCCTGAACCGGCGCGCGATGATCGCCGAGGCCAGGGAGACGCTGGCCGTGTTCGACGTCGCGATCTCCCCGACCGCGAGGATGGGTAGCCTTCCGGTCGGTCTGCGACAGATCGTCGAGATCGTCAAGGCGGCCCGCACCGGCGCTCAGGTGGTGATGCTCGACGAACCCACCTCGGCGATCTCCGAGCGCGAGGTCGAAGGCCTCTACCGGATCGTGCGTCAGATGCGCGACCACGGGGTGGCGATGGTCTACACGACGCACAAGATGGCCGAGATCCGCGCCATCGCAGACCGGGTGGTGGTACTGCGCGACGGTGGGCTGACCCTGGACAAGGCGATCGACGATGTCTCCGACGACGAGATCGTCACCGCGATGATCGGCCGTGAACTCGACACCCTGTTCCCCGACCGGTCCGACCCCGGCGACGAACCGGTGCTCGAGGTCTCCGACCTGCACGTCGACGGTGCCTCCGGGCCGGTGTCGTTCACGGTCAGAGCAGGCGAGATCGTCGGGCTGGCCGGGCTCGTCGGCGCCGGTCGCACCGAACTGCTGGAGGCGATCTTCGGAGCCCGGCACAGCACCGGTGGCAGCGTGACCGTCCGCGGGCAACGCCTCAGACGGAACCAGCCGGCCGCCGCGATCACGGCGGGGATGGCGATGGTCCCCGAGGACCGCAAGCACTCCGGTGCGGTGCTGTCGATGAGTGTGCTGGACAACGCGACACTTCCGCGGATGTCGGCGTTCTCGGTGGCAGGCTGGCTGCGCGGCAAGGCCCGCAACACGGCGGTCGAGAAGGCGACGAGCTCGGTGCAGCTGCGCAGCCGTGGTCTCAGCCAGGAGGTCGGCACGCTCTCGGGCGGCAATCAGCAGAAGGTCGTGCTGGCGCGGTGGCTGACCGGGGACGTCAACGTGCTGCTGCTCGACGAACCCACCCGCGGGGTCGACGTCGGTGCGCGCAGCGAGATCTACCGGATCATCACCGAGCTGGCCGCCCGCGGTATGGCCGTGTTGATGGCGTCGTCGGACATGCCCGAGGTGGTCGGCCTGTCACACCGGGCCTTCGTCATGAGGGAGGGGCGGCTGGTCGGTGAGTTGGACCGGGATGCACTCGACCACCCCGCCGTGCAGGAGTCGGTCTTCCGGCTTGCGACCGCGCTCGACCCCACCCCGCAGACTTCGTCAGTTTCCACAGATCAGGAGGCCGTATCGTGA
- a CDS encoding ABC transporter permease: MALRYAMVLVMLLVIAYFSYRSARFGTVDNLVTILVAAAPFALIALGQTLVILTGGIDLSVGSVIAVSAMAAAATAKANPGQVWLSVLVAMLVGLSVGCVNGFLVSRLNVPPFIATLGTLTAGSGLAYVIGGGAPINGLPAEFGSIANTKILGLQVPVLLMIVAIVALAVIMKRTTYGMRVYAVGGNRVAAEIAGINAKNVLFSVYAISGLLAGLSGVMLASRVISGPPNLGQGYELDAIAAVVIGGASLMGGRGSIWGTALGLLMIQTLNNGLDILVVPAYWQDVIKGVLIVAAVAVDVWSSRRRT, from the coding sequence ATGGCGCTGCGATACGCGATGGTGCTGGTGATGCTGCTTGTCATCGCCTATTTCAGTTACCGCAGTGCACGTTTCGGCACGGTCGACAACCTCGTCACGATCCTGGTGGCCGCGGCTCCGTTCGCGCTGATCGCCCTCGGGCAGACGCTGGTCATCCTGACCGGCGGCATCGACCTGTCGGTGGGCAGCGTCATCGCGGTGTCGGCGATGGCCGCCGCGGCCACGGCCAAGGCCAACCCCGGCCAGGTCTGGCTGAGCGTGCTCGTCGCCATGCTGGTGGGTCTGTCGGTGGGATGCGTGAACGGGTTCCTGGTGTCGCGCCTCAACGTTCCACCGTTCATCGCGACACTGGGCACCCTGACCGCGGGCTCCGGCCTGGCCTATGTGATCGGCGGCGGCGCACCGATCAACGGGCTGCCCGCCGAGTTCGGTTCCATCGCCAACACCAAGATCCTCGGACTGCAGGTGCCGGTGCTGCTGATGATCGTCGCCATCGTCGCGCTGGCCGTCATCATGAAGCGCACCACCTACGGCATGCGGGTCTACGCGGTCGGCGGCAATCGCGTCGCCGCCGAGATCGCCGGCATCAACGCCAAGAACGTGCTCTTCAGCGTCTACGCGATCTCCGGCCTGCTGGCCGGGCTGTCGGGCGTCATGCTGGCCTCGCGCGTCATCTCGGGACCGCCGAACCTGGGGCAGGGTTACGAACTCGACGCGATCGCCGCGGTCGTGATCGGCGGCGCGAGCCTGATGGGCGGGCGCGGGTCGATCTGGGGAACCGCACTGGGCCTGTTGATGATCCAGACGCTGAACAACGGACTGGACATCCTGGTCGTGCCCGCCTACTGGCAGGACGTCATCAAGGGCGTGCTGATCGTGGCCGCGGTCGCCGTCGACGTGTGGTCCTCCCGCCGAAGAACGTGA
- a CDS encoding PucR family transcriptional regulator, with amino-acid sequence MSEERAESVAPTLRDLLETAGLGLSVPGGSGQDLGRTISWVHTTEMPDPSRYLRGGELVCTVGISLNSERDCTTFVDALVSAGAAGVCFGVGDGHDTVPAALLQRCRHKDLPVLVAPPSVPFSVISRFVAEFRLGHEIAVARATNALVPELLMSLRRHDSPRQLLDAAGQVLGCYFLLEPDDSREPDGSADDTGVTVPVPGMGTLVWMGRGERPESALLDLIARFVRAAQGERDIEAALTRERVGQLLSLVERRMLLPDALSQLVEWPGFGAEIACSAWPAGAGALLSISFPDALIGDAPDLCLMLTVGAAEVTDDLALPTGHSAPVPLPDLGSAIAQARIALGLAEHRGGRVGPDQLSTLESLLEQLPLAQLAPFRQLLIDPLAELDSSRGTQHVRTLRTFVACNASLSETAKELFLHTNTVRHRLSRIQEITGRDPLQHNDLTAFVIGMWAAERAE; translated from the coding sequence GTGTCGGAGGAGCGTGCGGAGTCGGTCGCCCCGACACTGCGCGATTTGCTGGAGACCGCCGGGTTGGGGTTGTCGGTCCCCGGCGGCAGCGGCCAGGATCTGGGCCGGACCATCAGCTGGGTGCACACGACCGAGATGCCGGATCCGTCGCGGTATCTGCGCGGCGGGGAGTTGGTGTGCACGGTCGGCATCAGCCTGAACAGTGAGCGTGACTGCACGACGTTCGTCGACGCGCTGGTTTCCGCGGGGGCTGCGGGGGTGTGTTTCGGCGTCGGCGACGGACATGACACCGTGCCTGCCGCGCTGCTGCAGCGGTGCAGGCACAAGGACCTACCGGTGCTGGTGGCGCCGCCGTCGGTGCCGTTCAGTGTGATCAGCCGGTTCGTCGCGGAGTTCCGGCTCGGCCACGAGATCGCTGTGGCGCGGGCAACGAACGCGCTGGTCCCGGAACTGTTGATGTCGCTGCGCCGGCACGACTCGCCCCGGCAACTGCTGGACGCGGCGGGTCAGGTGCTGGGGTGCTACTTCCTTCTTGAGCCCGACGACAGCCGTGAGCCCGATGGCAGCGCGGACGACACCGGGGTGACGGTCCCGGTGCCGGGGATGGGCACGCTGGTGTGGATGGGCCGGGGTGAGCGGCCGGAGTCGGCGCTGCTGGACCTGATCGCCCGGTTCGTACGTGCTGCGCAGGGTGAGCGCGACATCGAGGCGGCGCTGACCCGGGAGCGGGTCGGGCAGCTGCTCTCGCTGGTGGAGCGCCGGATGCTGCTGCCGGACGCGTTGAGCCAGTTGGTGGAGTGGCCCGGGTTCGGTGCGGAGATCGCGTGCTCGGCGTGGCCGGCCGGTGCGGGCGCGCTGTTGTCGATCTCGTTCCCGGACGCGTTGATCGGGGATGCCCCGGATCTGTGCCTGATGCTGACGGTCGGCGCCGCCGAGGTGACCGACGACCTGGCGCTGCCGACGGGGCATTCGGCGCCGGTGCCGCTGCCCGACCTCGGGTCGGCGATCGCGCAGGCGCGCATCGCGCTGGGCTTGGCCGAACACCGCGGGGGCCGGGTGGGGCCTGATCAGCTCAGCACGTTGGAGAGCCTGCTGGAGCAGTTGCCGCTGGCGCAGCTCGCGCCGTTCCGGCAGCTGTTGATCGACCCGCTCGCGGAGCTGGACAGCTCGCGCGGCACCCAGCACGTCCGGACGCTGCGGACGTTCGTCGCGTGCAACGCCTCGCTGAGCGAAACGGCCAAGGAGCTGTTCCTGCACACCAACACGGTGCGCCACCGACTGTCCCGCATCCAGGAGATCACCGGCCGAGACCCGTTGCAGCACAACGACTTGACGGCGTTCGTGATCGGGATGTGGGCGGCCGAGCGGGCCGAGTGA
- a CDS encoding SDR family NAD(P)-dependent oxidoreductase: MTDKVALVTGGASGIGAAVVDALTARGYRVGCLDLNPGAAENSAAADVSDADAVARAVAKLRAELGTFDAVVTSAGYYEMAPVSDISEHAWRRMLRVHLGGLVNVARATLPDLTATRGSLVAVASELAVGGGDEDAHYAAAKGAILGFVRSLAAETAGSGVRINAVAPGPTDTPLLAPDSPWRADEYLQTLPLRRLTTPAEVARCVEYLVCDATFSTGDVVNVNSGAVI, translated from the coding sequence ATGACTGACAAGGTCGCGTTGGTCACCGGCGGCGCCAGCGGTATCGGCGCCGCGGTGGTCGACGCACTCACCGCCCGTGGCTACCGGGTCGGATGCCTGGACCTGAACCCCGGCGCCGCCGAGAACAGCGCCGCCGCCGACGTTTCCGACGCCGACGCGGTGGCCCGCGCGGTCGCGAAGCTGCGTGCCGAGCTCGGAACGTTCGACGCCGTGGTGACCTCGGCCGGCTACTACGAGATGGCGCCGGTGTCCGACATCAGCGAGCACGCGTGGCGGCGGATGCTGCGGGTGCACCTCGGCGGCCTGGTCAACGTCGCGCGTGCGACGCTGCCGGACCTGACCGCGACGCGCGGATCGCTGGTAGCGGTGGCCAGCGAGCTTGCCGTCGGCGGCGGTGACGAAGACGCCCACTATGCGGCGGCGAAGGGCGCGATCCTCGGATTCGTGCGTAGCCTCGCCGCGGAGACAGCCGGCAGCGGGGTTCGGATCAATGCGGTCGCCCCCGGACCCACCGATACCCCGCTGCTGGCCCCCGACTCGCCCTGGCGCGCAGACGAATACCTGCAGACGCTGCCGCTGCGCCGGCTCACCACCCCGGCGGAGGTGGCCCGCTGCGTCGAATACCTGGTCTGCGACGCCACATTCAGCACCGGCGACGTCGTGAACGTGAACTCGGGAGCGGTGATTTGA